A window of candidate division KSB1 bacterium contains these coding sequences:
- a CDS encoding cellulase family glycosylhydrolase — MQNSFDYFSEIADWGANIVRFPVHPRAWRNRKPGNYLQLLDKGIELARAYDLYVIIDWHSIGNLKEEKFQHRMYDTTVKETIEFWQTIAQRYKDEPVVAMYEIYNEPTVSGDQFGDMTWPEWKQLQERIIGAIRKIDSETIVLCAGFNWAYGLTPIKENPIDAVNIAYVSHPYPQKREKPWEEKWQADWGFAADTYPVILTEIGFCLKDERGAHVPVISDVSYGKAITAYTEKKGVSWVVWVFDADWSPMLIRDKAFTPTTQGKFFKTALQSRNP; from the coding sequence GTGCAAAATTCTTTTGATTATTTCAGTGAAATTGCAGACTGGGGCGCTAATATCGTCCGTTTCCCGGTACATCCCCGTGCCTGGCGAAACCGCAAACCTGGGAATTATCTGCAGCTGCTGGATAAAGGAATTGAACTGGCCCGAGCCTATGATCTGTATGTGATCATTGACTGGCACTCGATCGGCAATTTAAAAGAGGAAAAATTCCAGCATCGGATGTATGACACCACGGTTAAAGAAACCATCGAGTTTTGGCAAACCATTGCACAGCGTTACAAGGATGAACCGGTGGTGGCCATGTATGAAATTTATAACGAACCGACGGTCAGCGGTGATCAATTCGGCGATATGACTTGGCCGGAATGGAAACAATTGCAGGAACGCATAATCGGCGCCATTCGCAAAATAGACAGCGAAACCATTGTGCTCTGTGCCGGATTCAACTGGGCCTATGGTCTGACGCCAATCAAAGAGAATCCTATTGATGCTGTGAACATTGCCTATGTCAGTCACCCGTATCCGCAAAAACGTGAGAAACCCTGGGAAGAAAAATGGCAAGCGGACTGGGGATTTGCAGCGGATACGTATCCGGTGATTCTGACAGAAATCGGCTTTTGTCTCAAAGATGAACGCGGTGCGCATGTACCGGTAATCAGTGACGTATCCTACGGCAAGGCCATCACCGCTTACACTGAAAAAAAAGGTGTCTCCTGGGTAGTCTGGGTGTTTGATGCCGATTGGTCGCCCATGCTGATCCGGGACAAGGCATTTACGCCAACCACACAGGGTAAATTTTTCAAAACTGCTCTCCAGTCCCGGAATCCTTGA
- the radA gene encoding DNA repair protein RadA: MVRSKRDKTHFVCQECGSETPRWQGKCPACGTWNSLVEEKVQATQSRDRLMSIKEGSEPKPLAEIDHQHLPRRATHSQEFNRVLGGGIVPGSVILVGGDPGIGKSTLLLQESGALSSGKEKVLYITGEESAEQIKMRADRLKLKADALLIMAETEIESILKAMQNAQPSVVVIDSIQTMYTVSLDSAPGSVSQVRECTLRLIEQAKQNKIAVFLVGHVTKEGYLAGPKVLEHMVDTLLMFEGDRDQFYRILRTTKNRFGSTREIGVFEMQEKGLIDVPNPSAVFLSERQSQASGSSVICCMEGTRPILVEVQALAAPTRFGYPQRTTTGMDFKRLVMLLGVLEKRLGYRVGSMDVFLNVVGGIRIDETAADLGVIAAVASSIRNRAISDSSILLGEVGLGGELRSIAHIQSRLNEAEKMGFRRAIIPKGNTKGLESFEKIKVVPVENAYDALKQAGD, encoded by the coding sequence ATGGTACGATCCAAACGCGATAAAACGCATTTTGTTTGTCAGGAATGCGGGTCGGAAACGCCTCGCTGGCAGGGCAAATGTCCGGCTTGCGGCACCTGGAACAGTCTGGTGGAAGAAAAAGTACAGGCCACCCAGTCCCGCGACCGGTTGATGAGTATCAAAGAGGGTAGTGAACCGAAACCGCTGGCTGAAATTGACCATCAGCATCTGCCGCGGCGTGCCACTCACAGTCAGGAATTCAATCGGGTGCTGGGAGGCGGTATCGTCCCCGGTTCTGTGATTCTGGTGGGCGGTGATCCGGGAATCGGCAAGTCTACGCTTCTGCTGCAGGAATCCGGTGCACTGAGTTCGGGTAAAGAAAAAGTTCTATATATCACCGGTGAGGAATCCGCGGAACAGATCAAAATGCGCGCTGATCGACTGAAACTCAAAGCCGATGCCCTGCTGATTATGGCTGAAACCGAGATTGAATCCATCCTCAAGGCCATGCAGAACGCGCAGCCGTCCGTGGTCGTTATCGATTCCATTCAGACCATGTATACGGTTTCACTGGACAGCGCACCCGGCAGCGTCAGTCAGGTGCGTGAATGCACACTGCGCCTCATTGAGCAGGCAAAACAGAATAAAATCGCAGTGTTTCTGGTCGGACATGTCACCAAAGAAGGTTATTTGGCTGGTCCCAAGGTGCTTGAACATATGGTGGATACTTTGCTTATGTTTGAAGGCGACCGTGATCAGTTTTATCGTATTCTGCGCACCACCAAAAATCGTTTTGGTTCCACCCGAGAGATCGGAGTGTTTGAAATGCAGGAAAAAGGGCTGATCGATGTACCGAATCCGTCGGCTGTTTTTTTATCAGAGCGCCAGAGTCAGGCCAGCGGCTCGTCTGTGATCTGCTGTATGGAAGGCACGCGTCCTATATTGGTTGAAGTTCAGGCGCTGGCCGCGCCGACGCGCTTTGGCTATCCGCAGCGCACCACCACAGGCATGGATTTCAAGCGCCTGGTCATGCTGCTGGGTGTTCTGGAAAAGCGGTTGGGGTACCGAGTGGGGAGCATGGATGTGTTTCTGAATGTCGTCGGCGGCATCCGTATTGACGAGACCGCAGCGGATTTGGGAGTGATTGCCGCGGTTGCCTCCAGTATCCGCAATCGTGCTATTTCCGACTCGTCCATTTTACTGGGCGAAGTGGGACTGGGCGGGGAACTGAGGTCTATCGCGCACATTCAATCTCGGCTCAACGAAGCGGAAAAAATGGGATTTCGGCGCGCGATCATACCCAAAGGTAATACCAAGGGATTGGAATCATTTGAAAAAATAAAGGTTGTGCCGGTAGAAAATGCTTATGACGCCTTGAAACAGGCCGGAGATTGA